One window of the Paraburkholderia sp. PGU19 genome contains the following:
- a CDS encoding IclR family transcriptional regulator has product MNQSSTRPAVMDSAKEKDGSGDEVTALARGLTVLRRVAAADAPLSNRELTELTGIPKPTVSRITATLVSAGFLFRLPDSERFVLTSSVLELSNGFLRNFDIRARSRPFLIELAERTSLSVHLAVRDRLEMVVIDAIKPRSAVLVSRLDVGSRMDLSRTAVGRAYLAALTDTDREKLLIGLQAAAGDDWGTIGARLDAALRETTAQGFAIATGEWHEGLNAIAAGFIGPSGERYAVNCGGSAHQCPRDWLVSRAAPALLETIDRIVHEIGGTPGRRLDA; this is encoded by the coding sequence ATGAACCAGTCATCGACGCGCCCGGCCGTCATGGATTCCGCGAAGGAAAAAGACGGTTCCGGCGACGAGGTCACCGCGCTCGCACGCGGCCTGACGGTGCTCCGGCGGGTCGCGGCAGCCGACGCCCCGCTGTCCAACCGCGAGCTGACCGAACTGACGGGCATTCCAAAACCGACCGTCTCCCGGATCACCGCAACTCTCGTGAGCGCCGGCTTTCTGTTCCGTCTGCCCGACAGCGAGCGTTTCGTGCTCACGTCGTCGGTGCTGGAACTGAGCAACGGCTTTCTGCGCAACTTCGATATCCGCGCCCGCTCGCGGCCGTTTCTGATCGAGCTGGCCGAGCGGACCTCTTTGTCCGTGCACCTTGCAGTGCGCGACCGGCTCGAAATGGTCGTCATCGATGCGATCAAGCCGCGCTCCGCCGTGCTGGTGTCACGCCTCGACGTCGGCTCACGGATGGATCTGAGCCGCACCGCCGTCGGACGCGCGTATCTGGCGGCGCTCACCGACACGGACCGGGAAAAGCTGCTGATCGGCTTGCAGGCGGCAGCAGGCGACGACTGGGGAACCATCGGCGCCCGGCTCGACGCGGCACTGCGTGAAACGACTGCACAAGGCTTCGCGATTGCGACGGGCGAATGGCACGAAGGGCTCAACGCAATTGCGGCGGGCTTCATCGGGCCTTCGGGCGAGCGCTACGCGGTCAACTGCGGCGGGTCTGCGCATCAGTGCCCGCGCGACTGGCTCGTGTCGCGCGCAGCGCCGGCGCTGCTCGAGACAATCGACCGGATCGTCCATGAAATCGGCGGCACGCCGGGGCGCCGGCTGGACGCCTGA
- a CDS encoding sensor histidine kinase: protein MRLTTKGLLLIAIPAVFELALLSGLVKAQSDAEQAERWSMHSEDVLRQTANILAPVLLESVRLRGAVVSGTRDTSTPVAFWMDVDRRIDRLAELVADNPTQVERAAQIRQAVQMYRQWSDRVQDLIRSGRRRDVLQRFRDLAGTDVLDGFRAQIAAFQAQERQLDSVRSAEAAAARERQQSLIVAAVVGSLVFVALAFWVFARGVRGRLALLSDNASRLASNEPLAPLTPGNDEIARLDLTLHMTSRKLLEAERQQARFQSDLGRHAAELAQTNETLRQQTQENETFIYSVSHDLRAPLVNLQGFSKELTHACDDLRIALRQSSLSTHQREHVERLIDEDIGEALHFLQTAVLRASHIIDALLRLSRVGRVEYRRQQVEVRDIVQRVIDAMQATIRDRRARVIVQAVPPVWGDPTALEQIFANLIGNAINYLSPERTGVVEIGTAPAPPGVQTLRIFYVKDNGLGIPEIAMPRLFNAFQRLHGNVAAGEGIGLALVRRMVERHGGRVWAESAEGVGTTFYLSLPDAAAPSRDDEHDTATTGDGQALRADAR from the coding sequence ATGAGACTGACGACCAAAGGCCTGCTTCTGATTGCGATCCCCGCCGTCTTCGAACTGGCATTGCTGTCGGGACTCGTGAAGGCGCAGTCAGATGCCGAACAGGCCGAGCGCTGGAGCATGCACAGCGAGGATGTGCTGCGTCAGACGGCCAACATTCTCGCGCCCGTGCTGCTGGAATCGGTGCGGCTGCGCGGCGCCGTCGTCAGCGGCACACGCGATACCTCCACGCCCGTGGCGTTCTGGATGGACGTCGACCGGCGCATCGACCGGCTCGCCGAACTGGTCGCCGACAATCCCACGCAAGTCGAGCGTGCCGCGCAGATCCGCCAGGCCGTGCAGATGTACCGCCAATGGTCGGACCGCGTGCAGGACCTGATCCGCTCGGGACGCCGGCGCGACGTGCTGCAGCGTTTTCGCGACCTCGCCGGAACTGACGTGCTCGACGGCTTTCGCGCGCAGATCGCGGCGTTTCAGGCGCAGGAGCGGCAGCTCGATTCGGTGCGCTCGGCGGAGGCCGCGGCGGCGCGGGAGCGGCAGCAGTCGCTGATCGTCGCGGCTGTGGTCGGCTCGCTGGTGTTCGTCGCGCTGGCGTTCTGGGTGTTCGCGCGCGGCGTGCGCGGCCGGCTTGCGCTGCTGTCGGACAACGCCAGCCGGCTCGCCAGCAACGAGCCGCTGGCGCCGCTTACGCCCGGCAACGATGAAATCGCGCGGCTCGATCTGACGCTGCATATGACGAGCCGCAAGCTGCTCGAGGCGGAGCGCCAGCAGGCGCGCTTCCAGTCCGATCTGGGTCGCCACGCCGCCGAACTCGCGCAGACCAACGAAACGCTGCGCCAGCAAACTCAGGAAAACGAGACGTTCATCTATAGCGTGTCGCACGATCTGCGCGCGCCGCTCGTCAATCTGCAGGGTTTCTCGAAGGAACTGACGCACGCGTGCGACGATCTGCGCATAGCCCTGCGCCAGTCGTCGCTGTCGACGCATCAGCGCGAGCATGTCGAGCGGCTGATCGACGAAGACATCGGCGAGGCGCTGCATTTCCTGCAGACGGCCGTGCTGCGCGCGTCGCACATCATCGACGCGCTGCTGCGGCTATCGCGCGTGGGACGCGTCGAATACCGGCGTCAGCAGGTCGAGGTGCGCGACATCGTGCAACGCGTGATCGACGCGATGCAGGCCACGATTCGCGACCGTCGCGCGCGCGTCATCGTGCAGGCGGTGCCGCCCGTATGGGGCGATCCGACAGCGCTCGAACAGATCTTCGCGAACCTGATCGGCAACGCGATCAACTATCTGAGCCCGGAGCGCACGGGCGTCGTCGAAATCGGCACGGCGCCTGCGCCGCCTGGCGTGCAGACGCTACGCATCTTCTATGTGAAGGACAACGGCTTGGGTATTCCGGAAATCGCGATGCCGCGTCTGTTCAATGCGTTCCAACGGCTGCATGGCAACGTGGCGGCGGGTGAGGGGATCGGTCTGGCGCTCGTGCGGCGTATGGTCGAGCGGCACGGCGGACGCGTGTGGGCGGAATCGGCGGAGGGTGTGGGAACGACGTTCTATCTGTCGCTGCCGGATGCCGCTGCACCGTCGCGCGACGACGAGCACGATACCGCGACAACGGGCGATGGACAGGCGTTGCGGGCGGACGCGCGATAG
- a CDS encoding ammonium transporter produces MDSLKTGTDTLFLLLGAAMVLAMHAGFAFLELGTVRKKNQVNALVKILVDFSVSTIAYFFIGYTIAYGVQFYGSAETLAAHNGYALVRFFFLLTFAAAIPAIVSGGIAERSKFNPQLFATFVLVGFIYPFFEGIVWNGHFGIQTWLTQALGAPFHDFAGSVVVHAFGGWVALPAVMLLGARHGRYTRDGRIAAHPPSNIPFLALGAWVLAVGWFGFNVMSAQTIDKISGLVAVNSLMAMVGGTLTAWLAGRNDPGFTYNGPLAGLVAVCAGSDVMHPLGALLTGAVAGLLFVYMFTIVQNRWRIDDVLGVWPLHGLCGAWGGIAAGIFGLHALGGLGGVSFAAQVIGTLGGVVFATLGGTIVYGAIRMTVGLRIDQENEFNGADLSIHKITSTPERETVG; encoded by the coding sequence ATGGACAGTCTGAAAACCGGTACCGATACCCTCTTTCTTCTGCTCGGCGCGGCGATGGTGCTCGCGATGCACGCGGGCTTCGCGTTCCTCGAGCTGGGCACGGTCCGCAAGAAAAATCAGGTCAACGCGCTGGTGAAGATTCTGGTCGACTTTTCGGTATCGACGATTGCCTATTTCTTCATCGGCTACACGATCGCCTACGGCGTCCAGTTCTACGGCAGCGCCGAGACGCTCGCCGCGCACAACGGCTATGCGCTGGTGCGCTTTTTCTTCCTGCTGACGTTCGCCGCCGCGATTCCCGCGATCGTGTCGGGCGGCATCGCCGAGCGCTCGAAGTTCAACCCGCAGCTGTTCGCGACCTTCGTGCTGGTCGGCTTCATCTACCCGTTCTTCGAGGGAATCGTCTGGAACGGCCACTTCGGCATCCAGACGTGGCTCACGCAGGCGCTCGGCGCGCCGTTCCATGATTTCGCGGGCTCCGTGGTCGTGCACGCGTTCGGCGGCTGGGTTGCGCTGCCCGCCGTGATGCTGCTCGGCGCGCGCCACGGCCGCTATACGCGCGACGGCCGCATCGCCGCGCACCCGCCGTCGAACATTCCGTTTCTCGCGCTCGGCGCGTGGGTGCTGGCCGTCGGCTGGTTCGGCTTCAACGTGATGAGCGCGCAGACCATCGACAAGATCAGCGGCCTCGTCGCCGTCAACTCGCTGATGGCGATGGTCGGCGGCACGCTGACCGCGTGGCTCGCGGGCCGCAACGACCCGGGCTTCACGTACAACGGCCCGCTCGCGGGACTGGTGGCCGTATGCGCCGGCTCAGACGTGATGCATCCGCTCGGCGCGCTGTTGACGGGCGCCGTCGCGGGACTGCTGTTCGTCTATATGTTCACGATCGTGCAGAACCGCTGGCGCATCGACGACGTGCTCGGCGTGTGGCCGCTGCACGGCCTGTGCGGTGCATGGGGCGGCATCGCGGCGGGGATTTTCGGCCTGCACGCGCTGGGCGGGCTGGGCGGCGTCTCGTTCGCGGCGCAGGTGATCGGCACGCTCGGCGGCGTCGTGTTCGCGACGCTCGGCGGCACGATCGTCTACGGCGCGATCCGGATGACGGTCGGACTGCGCATCGACCAGGAAAACGAGTTCAACGGCGCCGACCTGTCGATCCACAAGATCACGTCGACGCCGGAACGCGAGACGGTCGGCTGA
- a CDS encoding DJ-1/PfpI family protein codes for MAAKKILFLTGDFAEDYETMVPFQALQAVGHIVDAVCPGKHAGDRIKTAIHDFEGDQTYTEKPGHYFTLNASFDEIDPSQYDALAIAGGRAPEYLRLNAKVIEVVRQFAESNKPIAAICHAAQLLAAADVIRGKRISAYPACAPEVKLAGGDYADIPVDAAVTDGNFVTAPAWPAHPEWLRQFLVVLGTRIEL; via the coding sequence ATGGCAGCGAAGAAGATTCTGTTCCTGACGGGCGACTTCGCCGAGGATTACGAAACGATGGTGCCGTTCCAGGCACTACAGGCAGTCGGCCATATCGTCGACGCCGTCTGTCCCGGCAAGCACGCGGGCGACCGCATAAAAACAGCGATTCACGATTTCGAGGGCGACCAGACGTACACCGAAAAGCCCGGCCACTACTTCACGCTCAACGCAAGCTTCGATGAAATCGATCCGTCGCAATACGACGCGCTCGCGATCGCCGGCGGCCGCGCGCCGGAGTATCTGCGGCTCAACGCGAAAGTGATCGAGGTCGTGCGGCAGTTCGCCGAAAGCAACAAGCCTATCGCCGCGATCTGCCACGCCGCGCAACTGCTCGCCGCTGCCGACGTGATCCGCGGCAAGCGCATTTCGGCCTATCCCGCGTGCGCGCCCGAAGTGAAGCTGGCGGGCGGCGACTACGCGGACATTCCCGTCGACGCTGCCGTCACCGACGGCAACTTCGTCACGGCCCCCGCGTGGCCTGCGCATCCCGAATGGCTGCGCCAGTTCCTCGTGGTGCTCGGCACGCGTATCGAACTTTGA
- a CDS encoding MdtA/MuxA family multidrug efflux RND transporter periplasmic adaptor subunit, protein MDEQKKKPEPSRNAAPASPPPGRDPGPGAVKRHRGRTIALIVAVVVIAGIVLVRWHPWNKTADGASAAAGASGAQAGRASSASSGGRRGGAGGANQPQPVHVATVKQGEMPVVLNALGTVTPLANVTVRTQLTGTLQTVAFQEGQMVKKGDLLAQVDPRPYQISLANAEGTLAKDTALLQTARLDLKRYQTLLSQDSIASQQVDTQASLVKQYEGQVKADQANIDTFKLDLTYARITAPVSGRVGLRQVDAGNYVTPGDTNGVVVITQLQPISVIFTTSEDNLPAILKGMHANQKMSVTAYDRSNTTSLEAGYLETIDNQIDTTTGTVKLRATFQNNEGLLFPNQFVNTRLLVNVVKDAVIVPTSAVLNGSMGAFVYVAKPDNTVTVRQVKVGPVDGERTSIASGLQVGERVVIDGSDRLKEGAKITIPADRPRGASEASGASAAHAASGASGAAGAMGASGAHRHRHASQTSAE, encoded by the coding sequence ATGGACGAACAAAAAAAGAAGCCTGAACCTTCACGCAACGCCGCCCCCGCCAGCCCGCCTCCCGGGCGCGATCCCGGACCCGGCGCGGTCAAGCGGCATCGCGGCCGCACGATCGCGCTGATCGTCGCCGTCGTGGTGATCGCGGGCATCGTGCTGGTGCGCTGGCATCCGTGGAACAAGACCGCTGACGGCGCAAGCGCGGCAGCGGGCGCCAGCGGCGCACAGGCGGGACGCGCCAGCAGCGCCAGCAGCGGTGGCCGCCGCGGCGGCGCGGGCGGCGCGAACCAGCCGCAACCCGTTCACGTGGCAACCGTGAAGCAAGGCGAAATGCCCGTCGTGCTGAATGCGCTCGGCACCGTCACACCGCTCGCGAACGTCACCGTGCGCACGCAGTTGACGGGCACGCTGCAGACGGTCGCATTCCAGGAAGGTCAGATGGTCAAGAAAGGCGATCTGCTCGCGCAGGTCGACCCGCGTCCGTATCAGATCAGTCTTGCGAATGCCGAAGGCACGCTCGCCAAGGACACGGCGCTTCTGCAAACCGCCCGTCTCGACTTGAAGCGCTATCAGACGCTGCTGTCGCAAGACTCGATCGCGAGCCAGCAGGTGGACACGCAGGCGTCGCTGGTCAAGCAGTACGAAGGCCAGGTGAAGGCGGATCAGGCGAACATCGACACCTTCAAGCTCGATCTCACCTACGCGCGCATCACGGCGCCCGTCTCGGGCCGCGTCGGCCTGCGCCAGGTCGATGCCGGCAACTACGTGACGCCGGGCGACACGAACGGCGTCGTCGTGATTACGCAGTTGCAGCCGATCAGCGTGATCTTCACGACCTCCGAAGACAACCTGCCCGCCATTCTGAAAGGCATGCACGCGAACCAGAAGATGTCGGTGACGGCCTACGACCGCAGCAACACGACCTCGCTCGAAGCGGGCTATCTGGAAACCATCGACAACCAGATCGACACCACCACGGGCACCGTGAAGCTGCGCGCGACCTTCCAGAACAACGAAGGCCTGCTGTTCCCGAACCAGTTCGTCAACACGCGCCTGCTCGTGAACGTCGTGAAGGATGCCGTGATCGTGCCGACTTCGGCCGTGCTGAACGGCTCGATGGGCGCGTTCGTGTATGTCGCGAAACCCGATAACACGGTGACGGTGCGTCAGGTGAAGGTCGGCCCCGTCGACGGCGAGCGCACCAGCATTGCGTCGGGCCTGCAGGTCGGCGAGCGCGTCGTGATCGACGGCTCGGACCGGCTGAAGGAAGGCGCGAAGATCACCATTCCCGCCGATCGTCCGCGTGGCGCGTCGGAGGCTTCGGGCGCATCGGCGGCCCATGCGGCTTCGGGCGCATCGGGTGCCGCGGGTGCGATGGGTGCCTCTGGCGCGCACCGTCACCGGCACGCGTCGCAGACGTCGGCGGAATAA
- the crcB gene encoding fluoride efflux transporter CrcB, whose protein sequence is MYLSILAVGIGGALGSLFRWFLGLRLNALFPALPLGTLASNVIAGYIIGVAVAYFGRNPQIAPEWRLFIITGLMGGLSTFSTFSAEVVQHLQQGRLNWAAGEIAIHVAASVIMTVLGIATVAVVSR, encoded by the coding sequence ATGTATCTGTCCATTCTTGCCGTCGGTATCGGCGGCGCACTCGGTTCGCTGTTTCGCTGGTTCCTCGGTCTGCGCCTCAACGCGCTCTTTCCGGCGCTGCCGCTCGGCACGCTCGCGTCGAATGTGATCGCGGGTTACATCATCGGCGTGGCCGTCGCGTATTTCGGGCGCAATCCGCAGATCGCGCCCGAATGGCGGCTCTTCATCATCACAGGACTGATGGGCGGCCTGTCGACCTTCTCCACGTTCTCCGCCGAAGTCGTCCAGCATCTGCAGCAAGGGCGCCTCAACTGGGCCGCTGGGGAGATTGCGATTCACGTGGCGGCGTCCGTCATCATGACCGTGCTCGGGATCGCGACGGTCGCTGTCGTCTCGCGCTGA
- a CDS encoding GNAT family N-acetyltransferase, producing MIDPIPFSFRLFRPADAASLAALFRDAALAAAGYDPAARGAWASAADDLAAFGARLSRGVTLVALRGSAYAGFGQLHPADHIEMLYVAPALMRQGIAAALLARLEARARDADALALTADVSVSARRAFERAGFAVEAEESVIRNGVSLRRFRMMKPLAAARPQV from the coding sequence ATGATCGATCCAATTCCTTTTTCCTTCCGTCTGTTCCGGCCCGCTGACGCTGCGTCTCTCGCCGCGCTCTTTCGCGACGCGGCGCTGGCTGCCGCGGGTTACGATCCGGCGGCGCGCGGGGCATGGGCGTCAGCCGCCGACGACCTCGCCGCGTTCGGCGCGCGGCTTTCGCGTGGCGTCACGCTGGTCGCTTTGCGCGGCAGCGCGTATGCCGGGTTTGGGCAACTCCATCCGGCCGATCACATCGAGATGCTCTATGTCGCGCCGGCCTTGATGCGCCAAGGGATCGCGGCGGCGCTGCTCGCGCGGCTCGAAGCGCGGGCGCGCGATGCGGACGCGCTTGCGTTGACGGCCGACGTCAGCGTCAGCGCGAGGCGCGCATTCGAGCGGGCGGGCTTCGCGGTGGAGGCCGAAGAGTCGGTCATCCGCAACGGCGTATCATTGAGGCGTTTTCGCATGATGAAGCCGCTCGCCGCGGCTCGACCACAAGTATGA
- a CDS encoding CHAD domain-containing protein, with translation MKHDDRAHDVADSGGEAQAESTFAALAAPLVDEALSHNASIHADASPESLHQLRVALRRLRSLWWAYGPLLDRQENTRQRALYRFLADAAGKTRDWDILLELLAGETNAKSENGEEGVTSAAPACLLEARERALAASRETLVNADIRNVLHGALASTSKELNTAPERHALRKFAAKRVRAAEKSLRKRMRTASRAKRADYDALHDVRKAGKKVRYLIEFFGPVLDDVGHDQTLKRLKKLQQCFGELNDVTASIALLRENTSLFSDETEAHAALVFLKECRKARWREAVRLLHEA, from the coding sequence ATGAAACACGACGATCGCGCGCATGATGTCGCCGACTCCGGCGGCGAGGCGCAAGCGGAGTCGACGTTCGCCGCGCTCGCAGCGCCGCTCGTCGACGAAGCGCTTTCGCACAACGCATCCATTCACGCCGACGCTTCGCCGGAATCCCTGCATCAACTGCGCGTTGCGCTGCGGCGCTTGCGCTCGTTGTGGTGGGCGTATGGTCCGCTGCTCGACAGGCAGGAAAACACGCGGCAGCGCGCGCTGTACCGCTTTCTCGCCGATGCCGCCGGTAAGACACGCGACTGGGACATCCTGCTGGAACTGCTGGCGGGCGAGACCAACGCAAAGAGCGAAAACGGTGAAGAGGGCGTGACGAGCGCCGCACCCGCCTGCCTGCTCGAAGCGCGCGAGCGCGCGCTGGCGGCGAGCCGCGAGACGCTCGTCAACGCGGACATACGCAACGTGCTGCATGGCGCGCTCGCAAGCACATCGAAGGAATTGAACACGGCGCCCGAAAGGCACGCATTGCGGAAGTTCGCAGCAAAGCGCGTGCGTGCCGCCGAAAAGTCGTTGCGAAAGCGGATGCGCACGGCGTCCCGCGCGAAACGCGCCGACTACGATGCGCTTCACGACGTGCGCAAGGCGGGCAAGAAGGTTCGCTATCTGATCGAGTTTTTCGGCCCCGTGCTCGATGACGTCGGTCACGACCAGACGTTGAAGCGTCTCAAGAAACTGCAGCAGTGCTTCGGCGAACTCAACGACGTGACGGCAAGCATTGCGTTGTTGCGCGAAAACACCAGCCTGTTCTCCGATGAAACCGAGGCGCACGCAGCGCTCGTCTTTCTGAAAGAGTGCCGCAAGGCGCGCTGGCGCGAGGCGGTGCGTTTGCTGCACGAAGCTTAG
- a CDS encoding PRC-barrel domain-containing protein has translation MTILDPKMNPARGGAGIVGGGVGEGPGPEVMAAATLDGNKVVSSDGEHVGKISDIMLDVRSGRVAYAVLSEGGFLGMGSNLHAIPWSALTLDTDEKVFRVDITAQRIKDEPGFDKDHWPSMADETWGTQMHQYYNRDPYWTTTSVDPVAVRDRGL, from the coding sequence ATGACCATACTTGACCCGAAAATGAACCCGGCTCGTGGGGGCGCAGGCATCGTCGGCGGTGGCGTGGGCGAAGGTCCGGGGCCTGAAGTGATGGCCGCGGCGACGCTGGATGGCAACAAGGTCGTCTCGTCGGACGGCGAACATGTCGGCAAGATCTCGGACATCATGCTCGACGTGCGCAGCGGACGCGTCGCCTATGCGGTGCTGTCGGAGGGCGGTTTCCTCGGCATGGGCAGCAATCTGCACGCGATCCCCTGGAGCGCGCTGACGCTCGATACCGACGAGAAGGTATTCCGCGTCGATATCACCGCGCAACGCATCAAGGACGAACCGGGCTTCGACAAGGATCATTGGCCGTCGATGGCCGACGAGACATGGGGCACGCAGATGCACCAGTACTACAACCGCGATCCGTACTGGACGACGACGTCGGTCGATCCTGTCGCGGTACGGGATCGGGGGCTGTGA